One Deinococcus sp. LM3 genomic region harbors:
- the rapZ gene encoding RNase adapter RapZ — protein sequence MPFVVVSGLSGSGKSTVLRTLEDAGFFITDNLPPELWGAMHDLVEARGLDRVAISTDARTRHFLDALEASYVRLSRRREDLRVLFLEANADVLLKRYNFTRREHPLGENLMLDFARERDLLAPLRSIADTVIDTTDLSAKDLGSRVLQLFRLEHDFHLRLMSFGFKHAPPRDVDMILDVRSLPNPYYDPALRPRTGLDADVAAYAFAGQDSETFYAELRDFVRVAAERARASGRHGYTVGIGCTGGQHRSVAVTARLAGDLKDLNVDVMDHRDMKVGEHG from the coding sequence ATGCCGTTTGTCGTGGTCTCTGGCCTGTCCGGAAGTGGAAAAAGCACCGTCCTGCGGACCCTGGAGGACGCCGGGTTCTTCATCACGGACAACCTGCCCCCGGAACTGTGGGGGGCCATGCACGACCTCGTGGAGGCGCGCGGCCTGGACCGGGTGGCGATCAGCACCGACGCCCGCACCCGCCACTTCCTGGACGCCCTGGAAGCCAGTTACGTGCGCCTCTCGCGCCGCCGCGAGGACCTGCGCGTGCTGTTCCTGGAGGCGAACGCGGACGTGCTGCTCAAGCGCTACAACTTCACGCGCCGCGAACACCCGCTGGGCGAGAACCTGATGCTGGACTTCGCGCGGGAACGCGACCTGCTGGCCCCGCTGCGGTCCATTGCCGACACCGTGATCGACACCACCGACCTGAGCGCCAAGGACCTGGGCAGCCGCGTGCTGCAACTGTTCCGGCTGGAACACGACTTTCACCTGCGCCTGATGTCCTTCGGGTTCAAGCACGCCCCCCCGCGCGACGTGGACATGATCCTCGACGTGCGCTCGCTGCCCAACCCGTACTACGACCCCGCCCTGCGGCCCAGGACCGGCCTGGACGCCGACGTGGCCGCCTACGCTTTCGCCGGGCAGGACTCCGAGACGTTCTACGCCGAACTGCGCGATTTCGTGCGCGTGGCCGCCGAACGCGCCCGCGCCAGCGGCCGCCACGGGTACACCGTCGGGATCGGCTGCACCGGCGGGCAGCACCGCAGCGTGGCCGTCACTGCCCGCCTCGCCGGGGACCTGAAGGACCTGAACGTGGACGTCATGGATCACCGCGACATGAAGGTCGGCGAGCACGGGTGA
- the yvcK gene encoding uridine diphosphate-N-acetylglucosamine-binding protein YvcK: MSDPPLSQLDARPREPAPAEPPLSRRERLKPGLKRSGHRARMWMAPGIGVKRWLALFVACTLLGAVGVLHFTWTGPLHFVATRWILWVNALVSPEYMPLYTGGAAIMILALTGAFWSIMMLNRSVLRGTGTAPETAVDMLYERRNLARGPHVVTLGGGTGMSNLLSGLRAHTGNTTAIVTVSDDGGSSGRLREALDMVAPGDLTDCYAALSDSPVMARLLLHRFQRGEGIEGHTFGNLLLATLSEEQGGLREAMKDIHEVLRIRGKVYPATTTPSTLVARLSDGRLVRGESRLAGQVGAASIQEVTLDPPDLPTLPEVTAAIHNAEQIVLGPGSLYTSIIPALLVPGIARAIRESTAPLVYVASLMTEPGETDDLTLEGHVQAITRHLGRTPDCVLVNNAMPPADVTERYAAEGAHLLTLHGASRDLRARCVLHPLLQPGQARHDPHALAQALLQLAPRRTVG, translated from the coding sequence GTGAGCGACCCGCCCCTCTCGCAACTGGACGCCCGCCCACGCGAACCGGCCCCGGCCGAGCCGCCCCTCTCGCGCCGTGAGCGCCTGAAACCGGGCCTGAAACGCAGTGGCCACCGCGCCCGCATGTGGATGGCCCCCGGCATCGGCGTGAAGCGCTGGCTGGCGCTGTTCGTCGCCTGCACCCTGCTGGGCGCGGTGGGCGTGCTGCACTTCACCTGGACCGGCCCGCTGCACTTCGTGGCGACCCGCTGGATCCTGTGGGTGAACGCCCTGGTCAGCCCGGAATACATGCCGCTGTACACCGGCGGCGCGGCCATCATGATCCTGGCGCTGACCGGCGCGTTCTGGAGCATCATGATGCTCAACCGCTCGGTCCTGCGCGGCACGGGCACCGCCCCGGAAACTGCCGTGGACATGCTGTACGAACGCCGCAACCTCGCGCGTGGCCCGCACGTCGTCACGCTGGGCGGCGGGACCGGCATGTCGAACCTGCTCTCGGGCCTGCGCGCCCACACCGGCAACACCACCGCCATCGTGACCGTCTCGGACGACGGGGGCAGCAGCGGCCGCCTGCGCGAGGCGCTGGACATGGTCGCGCCCGGCGACCTGACCGACTGCTACGCCGCCCTGAGCGACAGCCCCGTGATGGCCCGCCTGCTGCTGCACCGTTTCCAGCGCGGCGAGGGCATCGAGGGCCACACCTTCGGGAACCTGCTGCTCGCCACGCTCAGCGAGGAGCAGGGTGGCCTGCGCGAGGCCATGAAAGACATCCACGAGGTGCTGCGCATCCGGGGCAAGGTCTACCCGGCCACCACCACCCCCTCCACACTCGTCGCGCGGCTCAGTGACGGCCGCCTCGTCCGGGGCGAGAGCCGCCTGGCCGGACAGGTCGGCGCGGCCAGCATCCAGGAGGTCACGCTGGACCCCCCGGATCTGCCCACCCTGCCGGAAGTGACGGCCGCAATCCACAATGCCGAGCAGATCGTGCTGGGGCCCGGCAGTCTGTACACCAGCATCATTCCGGCGCTGCTGGTGCCGGGCATCGCCCGCGCCATCCGCGAGAGTACCGCGCCGCTGGTGTACGTGGCGAGCCTGATGACCGAACCCGGCGAGACCGACGACCTGACCCTCGAAGGGCACGTGCAGGCCATCACCCGCCACCTGGGCCGCACGCCGGACTGCGTGCTCGTGAACAACGCCATGCCGCCCGCCGACGTGACCGAACGGTATGCCGCCGAGGGCGCGCACCTGCTGACCCTGCACGGCGCCAGCCGCGACCTGCGTGCCCGCTGCGTCCTGCACCCGCTGCTGCAACCCGGTCAGGCCCGGCACGACCCGCACGCGCTGGCCCAGGCGCTGCTGCAACTCGCGCCCCGGCGCACGGTCGGCTGA
- a CDS encoding glutamate-5-semialdehyde dehydrogenase encodes MSAAQPSSLPHDSQSTGTPPGSVRLLGVQARAAARVLRSLPTERKVAALHAIAAGLRANASAILAANAQDVQAAEASGLPEAMVARLRLDARALEGVAADVEAVSRLPDPVGETTPPSTQPSGIRVSTRRMPLGVLGVIYESRPNVTVDVAALAVMSGNAVILRGGKETVHSNAALEDVIHAALREQNLPAHAVQVIRDPARERMLELLKLDDLVDAIIPRGGAGLHRYCVENATVPVIVGGIGVVHIYLDPSFTRDPADVTRAAAIIHNAKVQKPSACNALDTLLIHEQSLGALPAIARDLHASGVTLRADPAAHAALSAAGITAEPATDADYGTEFLTLTASVRTVASLDEALDFIAAHGNHTDVILTRDDAQARRFVQDVDSAAVIVNASPRFNDGGQLGLGAEVAISTQKLHARGPMGLRELTTTKWVVEGNGEVRG; translated from the coding sequence ATGAGCGCCGCGCAGCCGTCCAGCCTCCCGCACGATTCCCAGTCCACCGGCACGCCGCCCGGCAGTGTCCGGCTGCTGGGCGTGCAGGCCCGCGCCGCCGCCCGCGTGCTGCGGTCCCTGCCCACCGAACGCAAGGTCGCGGCGCTGCACGCCATCGCCGCCGGACTGCGCGCGAACGCCAGTGCCATCCTGGCCGCGAACGCGCAGGACGTGCAGGCGGCCGAGGCCAGCGGCCTGCCGGAGGCGATGGTGGCCCGCCTGCGCCTGGACGCCCGCGCCCTGGAAGGCGTCGCCGCCGACGTGGAGGCCGTGTCGCGCCTGCCCGACCCGGTCGGCGAGACCACCCCGCCCAGCACGCAGCCCAGCGGCATCCGCGTCAGCACCCGCCGCATGCCGCTGGGCGTGCTGGGCGTCATCTACGAGAGCCGCCCGAACGTGACCGTGGACGTGGCCGCGCTGGCCGTCATGAGCGGGAACGCCGTGATCCTGCGCGGCGGCAAGGAAACCGTGCACAGCAACGCCGCGCTGGAAGACGTGATCCACGCCGCGCTGCGCGAGCAGAACCTCCCGGCGCACGCCGTGCAGGTCATCCGCGACCCGGCCCGCGAGCGGATGCTGGAACTCCTGAAACTCGACGATCTGGTCGACGCGATCATCCCGCGCGGCGGGGCGGGCCTGCACCGCTACTGCGTCGAGAACGCCACGGTGCCCGTCATCGTGGGCGGCATCGGCGTGGTGCACATCTACCTGGACCCCAGCTTCACGCGCGACCCCGCCGACGTGACGCGCGCGGCCGCGATCATCCACAACGCCAAGGTGCAGAAACCCAGCGCCTGCAACGCCCTGGACACCCTGCTGATCCACGAGCAGTCCCTGGGTGCCCTGCCCGCCATCGCGCGCGACCTGCACGCCAGTGGCGTGACCCTGCGCGCCGACCCCGCCGCCCACGCCGCCCTGAGCGCCGCCGGGATCACCGCCGAGCCCGCCACCGACGCCGACTACGGCACGGAATTCCTGACCCTGACCGCCAGCGTCCGCACGGTGGCCAGCCTCGACGAGGCGCTGGACTTCATCGCCGCGCACGGCAACCACACCGACGTGATCCTCACCCGCGACGACGCGCAGGCCCGGCGCTTCGTGCAGGACGTGGACTCGGCCGCCGTGATCGTGAACGCCAGCCCCCGCTTCAACGACGGCGGCCAGCTCGGCCTGGGCGCCGAGGTTGCCATCAGCACCCAGAAACTCCACGCCCGCGGCCCCATGGGCCTGCGCGAACTGACCACCACCAAATGGGTCGTGGAAGGCAACGGCGAGGTGCGCGGGTAG
- the dxs gene encoding 1-deoxy-D-xylulose-5-phosphate synthase, which produces MSADSILPSGTPLLDQVSSPDDLKRLSRDQLPALSQELRDEIVRVCSVGGLHLASSLGATDLIVALHYVLNSPRDRILFDVGHQAYAHKIITGRREQMATIKKEGGLSGFTKVSENPHDAITVGHASTSLANALGMAMARDALGQDYKVAAVIGDGSLTGGMALAALNTIGDMNRRMLIVLNDNEMSISENVGAMNKFMRGLQVQKWFQEGEGAGKKAMEAVSKPLASFMSRAKSSTRHFFDPASVNPFAAMGVRYVGPVDGHNVQELVWLMERLVDLDGPTILHVVTTKGKGLSYAEADPIYWHGPGKFDPDTGEFSASKAYSWSAAFGDAMTELAAQDPRTFVITPAMREGSGLVGYSKAHPHRYLDVGIAEEVAVTAAAGMALQGLRPVVAIYSTFLQRAYDQVLHDVAIENLNVTFAIDRAGIVGADGATHNGVFDLSFLRSIPGVRVGLPRDAAELRGMLKYAQTHEGPFAIRYPRGNTEAVPEGHWPDLEWGTWERVQDGQGVVILAGGKGLEYAQKAAAGLDGVGVVNARFVKPLDETMLREVARSARAIITVEDNTVVGGFGSAVLEFLNAEGIKTPVRVLGIPDEFQEHATVESVHARSGIDAQAIRTVLAELGVDVPLGV; this is translated from the coding sequence ATGAGTGCCGATTCCATCCTTCCGTCCGGCACGCCGCTGCTGGATCAGGTCAGCAGTCCCGACGATCTCAAGCGCCTGTCGCGGGATCAGCTGCCCGCCCTGTCGCAGGAACTGCGGGACGAGATCGTGCGGGTCTGCTCGGTGGGCGGCCTGCACCTCGCGTCGTCGCTGGGGGCCACGGACCTGATCGTGGCGCTGCACTACGTCCTGAACTCGCCGCGCGACCGCATCCTGTTCGACGTGGGACATCAGGCGTACGCGCACAAGATCATCACGGGCCGCCGCGAGCAGATGGCGACCATCAAGAAAGAGGGCGGCCTGAGCGGCTTTACCAAGGTCAGCGAGAACCCGCACGACGCGATCACGGTCGGGCACGCCAGCACCAGCCTCGCCAACGCGCTGGGCATGGCCATGGCCCGCGACGCGCTGGGCCAGGATTACAAGGTCGCGGCCGTGATCGGCGACGGCAGCCTGACCGGCGGGATGGCGCTGGCGGCGCTGAACACCATCGGGGACATGAACCGCCGGATGCTGATCGTCCTGAACGACAACGAGATGAGCATCAGCGAGAACGTCGGCGCGATGAACAAGTTCATGCGGGGCCTGCAGGTGCAGAAGTGGTTCCAGGAGGGCGAGGGCGCCGGCAAGAAGGCCATGGAGGCCGTCAGCAAACCGCTGGCCAGCTTCATGAGCCGCGCCAAGAGCTCCACGCGGCACTTCTTCGACCCGGCCAGCGTGAACCCCTTCGCGGCGATGGGCGTGCGCTACGTCGGCCCGGTGGACGGCCATAACGTGCAGGAACTCGTGTGGCTGATGGAACGCCTCGTGGACCTCGACGGGCCGACCATCCTGCATGTCGTGACCACCAAGGGCAAGGGCCTGAGCTACGCCGAGGCCGACCCGATCTACTGGCACGGCCCCGGCAAGTTCGACCCGGACACCGGCGAATTCAGCGCCAGCAAGGCGTACTCCTGGAGTGCGGCGTTCGGGGACGCCATGACGGAACTGGCCGCGCAGGACCCCCGCACCTTCGTGATCACGCCCGCCATGCGCGAGGGCAGCGGGCTGGTCGGGTACTCGAAGGCGCACCCGCACCGCTACCTGGACGTCGGGATTGCCGAGGAGGTCGCCGTGACCGCCGCCGCCGGGATGGCCCTGCAGGGTCTACGGCCGGTCGTGGCGATCTACTCGACGTTCCTGCAACGCGCCTACGATCAGGTGCTGCACGACGTGGCCATCGAGAACCTGAACGTGACGTTCGCCATCGACCGGGCCGGGATCGTCGGCGCGGACGGCGCGACGCACAACGGCGTGTTCGACCTGAGCTTCCTGCGTTCCATTCCCGGCGTGCGCGTGGGCCTGCCGAGGGACGCGGCGGAACTGCGCGGCATGCTGAAGTACGCGCAGACGCACGAAGGCCCCTTCGCGATCCGCTATCCGCGCGGCAACACCGAAGCGGTCCCGGAAGGCCACTGGCCCGACCTGGAGTGGGGCACCTGGGAACGCGTGCAGGACGGCCAGGGCGTGGTCATCCTGGCGGGCGGTAAGGGCCTGGAGTACGCACAGAAAGCCGCCGCTGGTCTGGACGGCGTGGGGGTCGTGAACGCCCGCTTCGTCAAACCGCTCGATGAAACGATGCTGCGCGAGGTGGCCCGCAGCGCCCGCGCGATCATCACGGTCGAGGACAACACCGTCGTGGGCGGCTTCGGCAGCGCCGTGCTGGAATTCCTGAACGCCGAGGGCATCAAGACCCCTGTACGCGTCCTGGGCATCCCCGACGAATTCCAGGAACACGCCACCGTCGAGAGCGTCCACGCCCGCAGCGGCATCGACGCGCAGGCCATCCGCACCGTGCTGGCCGAACTTGGGGTAGACGTCCCGCTTGGAGTGTGA
- a CDS encoding PspA/IM30 family protein has protein sequence MSILDRLSRLLRANVNDLINRAENPSLIIEQALRDMRSAYAEARSEVADAMGQNAKLDREASSNRRMAAEYEKKAEEALRGGSEDLAREALRRAQNAKDLAAGFEEQLAVQSSTVDQLKTQLRALEAKIDEMEGKKSLLAARQKTAQAGATLDRVSGFGKAGGAMDAFEEMEERVSGLEDRNRAIGELRQENDFDAQLKDLGRTQALDDAMAALKAKVSGDKS, from the coding sequence ATGAGCATCCTTGACCGACTGTCCCGACTGCTGCGCGCCAACGTGAACGACCTGATCAACCGCGCCGAGAATCCCAGCCTGATCATCGAGCAGGCCCTGCGTGACATGCGCTCCGCGTACGCCGAGGCGCGCAGCGAGGTCGCCGACGCCATGGGCCAGAACGCCAAACTGGACCGCGAGGCGAGCAGCAACCGCCGCATGGCCGCCGAGTACGAGAAGAAAGCCGAGGAGGCCCTGCGCGGCGGCAGCGAGGACCTGGCCCGCGAGGCGCTGAGGCGCGCGCAGAACGCCAAGGACCTCGCGGCGGGCTTCGAGGAGCAGCTCGCGGTGCAGAGCAGCACCGTCGATCAGCTCAAGACGCAACTGCGCGCCCTGGAAGCCAAGATCGACGAGATGGAAGGCAAGAAGAGCCTGCTGGCGGCCCGTCAGAAGACCGCGCAGGCCGGCGCGACCCTGGACCGCGTGTCGGGCTTCGGCAAGGCCGGCGGCGCGATGGACGCCTTCGAGGAGATGGAGGAGCGCGTCTCGGGCCTGGAAGACCGCAACCGCGCCATAGGTGAACTGCGTCAGGAGAACGATTTCGACGCGCAGCTCAAGGACCTGGGCCGCACCCAGGCGCTCGACGACGCCATGGCCGCCCTGAAAGCCAAGGTGTCGGGCGACAAGAGCTGA
- the mnmE gene encoding tRNA uridine-5-carboxymethylaminomethyl(34) synthesis GTPase MnmE, whose product MTRSGLQDTIAAIATAPGSAGVGIVRVSGPDALRVADGLFRGRRAPSRTPGGRFLFGHLTGESGEILDEGLCLIFKGPRSYTGEDVAEFQTHGSPAVLARVLARTLELGARAARPGEFTLRAYLSGRLDLAQAEAVLNLIEAQTDAARRQATLGLTGALGERVERVAANVTRTLAALQAMLDYPEEGVPDEDRAQPLAAAEHDLNELLLTARAGQVATRGARLALIGRPNAGKSSLLNALVGFERSIVTPVAGTTRDYLEAGLELAGVPVTLVDTAGIRDTADAIEAAGVRQALNLAGAADLILALEDGSAPREPLPTTLDLGSGPRVIRVRTKADLPPAWTDPDALNVSAVTGDGLGTLRESIRAALLGDAARGEAWLTTERQADAARRALNHIQAAAHAPDDLASYELEEALRALAELTGRDVQEDIVDAVFRNFCVGK is encoded by the coding sequence GTGACGCGTTCCGGACTGCAAGACACCATCGCCGCCATCGCCACCGCCCCCGGCAGCGCCGGGGTGGGCATCGTGCGCGTCAGCGGCCCGGACGCCCTGCGCGTCGCGGACGGCCTGTTCCGGGGACGCCGCGCCCCGTCCCGCACGCCCGGCGGCCGCTTCCTGTTCGGGCACCTGACCGGCGAGAGCGGTGAGATCCTCGACGAGGGCCTGTGCCTGATCTTCAAGGGGCCGCGCAGCTACACCGGCGAGGACGTCGCGGAATTCCAGACGCACGGCAGCCCCGCCGTGCTGGCCCGCGTGCTGGCCCGCACCCTGGAACTCGGCGCGCGGGCCGCCCGCCCCGGCGAGTTCACGCTGCGCGCCTACCTCAGCGGCCGCCTGGACCTCGCGCAGGCCGAGGCGGTGCTGAACCTGATCGAGGCGCAGACCGACGCCGCCCGCCGCCAGGCCACCCTGGGTCTGACCGGAGCGCTCGGCGAGCGGGTCGAGCGGGTCGCCGCGAACGTCACCCGCACCCTGGCCGCCCTGCAGGCCATGCTGGACTACCCCGAGGAAGGCGTGCCCGACGAGGACCGCGCCCAGCCGCTGGCGGCTGCCGAGCACGACCTGAACGAACTGCTGCTGACCGCCCGCGCCGGACAGGTCGCCACGCGCGGCGCCCGCCTCGCCCTGATCGGCCGCCCCAACGCCGGTAAGAGCAGCCTCCTGAACGCCCTGGTCGGCTTCGAGCGCAGCATCGTCACGCCCGTCGCCGGCACCACCCGCGACTACCTCGAGGCGGGCCTGGAACTCGCAGGCGTGCCCGTCACGCTCGTCGATACCGCCGGCATCCGCGACACCGCCGACGCCATCGAGGCGGCCGGCGTCCGGCAGGCCCTGAACCTCGCCGGGGCCGCCGACCTGATCCTCGCCCTCGAGGACGGCAGCGCCCCCCGCGAACCCCTGCCCACCACCCTGGACCTCGGCAGCGGCCCCCGCGTCATCCGCGTGCGCACCAAGGCCGACCTGCCCCCCGCCTGGACCGACCCGGACGCCCTGAACGTCAGCGCCGTCACCGGCGACGGCCTGGGCACCCTGCGCGAGTCCATCCGCGCCGCCCTGCTCGGCGACGCCGCACGCGGCGAGGCGTGGCTGACCACCGAACGGCAGGCTGACGCCGCCCGCCGCGCCCTGAACCACATCCAGGCCGCCGCGCACGCCCCCGACGACCTCGCCAGCTACGAACTG